A genomic stretch from Mycobacterium cookii includes:
- a CDS encoding SDR family NAD(P)-dependent oxidoreductase yields MTELAGTVALVTGASSGIGAATAAALAAQGAAVALMARRADRLDEVKADIESAGGTALAVPADVTDADQVGAAVQRIVHELGRLDTVVNNAGLMRMAPAVEAPLQDWDDLVRVNVQGVLYVTRAAIPHLIDAAADSPRGVADLVTISSTAGWVARPGTAVYSLTKFGVNAFSEGIRQELIGKRVRVGVVGPGTVDTEISDHLPPDRREAFDRQTAGMVKLAPEDIADAVLYVVTRNRRVAVNHMLVRAAEQTW; encoded by the coding sequence ATGACTGAGCTGGCCGGCACGGTGGCGCTGGTGACCGGCGCCAGCAGCGGTATCGGCGCCGCGACGGCAGCGGCACTGGCCGCTCAGGGCGCCGCCGTCGCGCTGATGGCCCGCCGCGCCGATCGGCTGGACGAGGTCAAAGCCGACATCGAATCGGCCGGCGGCACCGCGCTGGCGGTGCCGGCCGACGTGACCGACGCCGACCAGGTCGGTGCGGCGGTGCAACGCATCGTTCACGAGCTGGGACGCCTGGACACCGTGGTCAACAACGCCGGGCTGATGCGGATGGCACCGGCCGTCGAAGCGCCACTTCAGGATTGGGACGACCTGGTGCGCGTCAACGTGCAAGGGGTGCTCTACGTGACGCGGGCCGCCATCCCCCACTTGATCGACGCAGCCGCGGACTCGCCGCGCGGCGTCGCCGATCTGGTCACCATCAGCTCAACCGCCGGCTGGGTCGCCCGGCCAGGCACCGCGGTCTATTCGCTGACCAAATTCGGGGTGAACGCGTTCAGCGAGGGCATCCGACAGGAACTGATCGGTAAGCGCGTCCGCGTCGGAGTAGTAGGGCCCGGGACCGTCGACACAGAGATCAGCGACCACCTGCCACCGGACCGGCGTGAGGCGTTCGACCGCCAGACCGCCGGCATGGTCAAGTTGGCGCCCGAGGACATCGCCGACGCCGTACTGTACGTCGTCACCCGAAACCGCAGAGTCGCCGTCAATCACATGCTGGTCCGGGCCGCCGAGCAGACCTGGTAA
- a CDS encoding class I SAM-dependent methyltransferase: protein MASTADPLQTTRDLLDRPATLRHGFLDVLGKSVVSETPTLAQRAMNSPLVATVYERVWRPVAFYVASGVTTGAEQSRAAEALALSGAHRLLDIACGPGNFTGQLARRLPDDGLAVGLDISVPMLTRAVLDNSGSRTCYVRGDAGTLPFGDETFDAVCCFGALYLMPEPFLVAHEMVRVLRPGGRVAILTSYAGQPAPVRKAMNAGARVIGLQMFERHAFTELFTSSGLVDVQQQTQRSLQFVTAAKPG from the coding sequence ATGGCTAGCACCGCAGATCCGCTCCAGACAACCCGCGATTTGCTCGACCGCCCGGCCACCCTGCGGCACGGCTTTCTCGACGTGCTAGGCAAGTCGGTCGTCAGCGAGACACCGACGCTGGCGCAGCGGGCGATGAACAGTCCGCTGGTCGCCACCGTGTACGAGCGCGTGTGGCGCCCGGTGGCGTTCTACGTCGCCAGCGGTGTCACCACCGGCGCTGAGCAAAGCCGCGCGGCCGAGGCGCTGGCACTCTCCGGCGCGCACCGGCTGCTCGACATCGCCTGTGGACCAGGCAATTTCACCGGTCAGCTGGCCAGACGACTGCCCGACGACGGCCTGGCCGTCGGGTTGGACATCTCGGTGCCGATGCTGACCCGCGCCGTGCTGGACAACAGCGGGTCACGTACCTGCTACGTCCGCGGCGATGCGGGGACGCTGCCGTTCGGCGACGAAACCTTCGACGCCGTCTGCTGTTTCGGCGCGCTGTATCTGATGCCCGAGCCGTTCCTGGTGGCTCACGAGATGGTCCGGGTGCTGCGGCCGGGCGGTCGGGTGGCGATACTGACCAGCTACGCCGGGCAGCCAGCGCCGGTGCGTAAGGCGATGAATGCGGGCGCCCGCGTGATCGGGTTGCAGATGTTCGAGCGACACGCGTTCACCGAACTGTTCACGTCGTCGGGTCTGGTCGACGTGCAGCAGCAGACCCAGCGCTCACTGCAGTTCGTCACCGCCGCCAAGCCCGGTTGA
- a CDS encoding mycofactocin-coupled SDR family oxidoreductase: protein MTGRVEGKVAFITGAARGQGRSHAVRLAQEGADIIAVDVCGPIDNLAYPHSTPEDLAETTDLVKNLDRRIVTAQVEVRDYDGLKAAVDSGVEQLGRLDIIVANAGVGTDGRPLHKIRENVWQDMIDINLSGVWHTVKAGVPHILSGGSGGSIVLTSSVGGRKAYPNTGHYIAAKHGVIGLMRTFAVELGQHMIRVNSVLPTQVATTMVMNENTFRLFAPHKENPGPEDFAPISQMMHTLPVPWVEPVDISNAVLFLASDESRYITGVSLPVDAGSLLK, encoded by the coding sequence ATGACCGGCCGCGTCGAGGGCAAGGTCGCGTTCATCACCGGCGCGGCCCGCGGGCAGGGCCGCAGCCACGCCGTGCGACTGGCCCAGGAAGGTGCCGACATCATCGCCGTCGATGTCTGCGGGCCGATCGACAATCTGGCCTACCCCCATTCGACGCCCGAGGATCTGGCCGAGACCACCGACCTGGTCAAGAATCTGGACCGGCGCATCGTCACCGCTCAGGTCGAGGTCCGCGATTACGACGGGCTCAAGGCCGCGGTCGACAGCGGTGTCGAACAACTCGGCCGCCTCGACATCATCGTCGCCAATGCCGGCGTGGGTACCGACGGCAGGCCGCTGCACAAGATTCGTGAGAACGTCTGGCAAGACATGATCGACATCAACCTCAGCGGCGTGTGGCACACGGTGAAAGCGGGCGTGCCGCATATCCTTTCGGGCGGCAGCGGCGGGTCGATCGTGCTCACCAGCTCGGTCGGCGGGCGCAAGGCCTACCCGAACACCGGCCACTACATCGCCGCCAAGCACGGTGTCATCGGCCTGATGCGCACCTTCGCCGTCGAACTCGGCCAGCACATGATCCGGGTCAACTCGGTGCTACCCACCCAGGTCGCCACCACAATGGTGATGAACGAAAACACCTTTCGGCTGTTCGCGCCACACAAAGAGAACCCGGGGCCGGAGGACTTCGCGCCGATCTCGCAGATGATGCACACGTTGCCGGTGCCCTGGGTGGAACCGGTAGACATCAGTAATGCCGTGCTGTTTCTTGCCTCTGATGAATCCCGTTACATCACAGGCGTTTCGCTTCCCGTCGACGCGGGCAGCTTGCTCAAATAA
- a CDS encoding TetR/AcrR family transcriptional regulator, translating to MQKRRKPNPDQRRRELCDAAIQLLADDGAKGLSHLKVDGRAGVPDGTTSFYFRTRSALLHAIAERMVELDLAALQAVADSPGLDDGASASTLAKVVIQSGVDPQLKLTKARYELTIQATRDPVIAATLQRATDAFTKMHHDILVQLLPHGADLDPDVVDDLSNVTLTFINGLMLRFVHGDRIIDSPEQLDAVLAAIVTGILRSDQRGRLTHDGAVLQPPLTRSLPRR from the coding sequence ATACAAAAACGACGCAAACCCAATCCGGACCAACGTCGCCGCGAGCTCTGCGACGCGGCGATCCAGCTGCTTGCCGATGACGGCGCCAAGGGCCTGAGCCACCTGAAAGTCGACGGCCGCGCCGGCGTGCCCGACGGCACGACCTCGTTCTACTTCCGCACCCGCTCGGCGTTGCTGCACGCGATCGCCGAGCGGATGGTCGAACTCGACTTGGCGGCGCTGCAGGCCGTCGCCGACAGCCCGGGCCTCGACGACGGGGCGTCGGCCTCGACGCTGGCCAAAGTCGTCATCCAGTCCGGCGTCGACCCGCAGCTGAAGCTCACCAAAGCGCGCTATGAGTTGACCATTCAGGCCACCCGGGATCCGGTCATCGCCGCGACCCTGCAACGCGCCACCGACGCTTTCACCAAAATGCACCACGACATCCTGGTGCAGCTGCTGCCGCACGGCGCGGATCTGGATCCCGATGTCGTGGACGATCTCAGCAACGTGACACTGACCTTCATCAACGGGCTCATGCTCCGGTTCGTGCACGGCGATCGGATCATCGACAGCCCCGAACAACTCGACGCCGTCCTGGCGGCGATCGTCACCGGCATCCTGCGCAGCGACCAGCGGGGCCGGCTCACCCACGACGGCGCCGTGCTGCAGCCGCCCTTGACGCGATCGCTGCCGCGGCGATAA
- a CDS encoding M24 family metallopeptidase, producing the protein MTVATSTPSFVIPDEPDRARMHRETNARLRAAMADHGVDALILLMNDNVVYATGASWPVLDAGLSHVERPVAIVLADDEHPHLFYPFREGAASESQVPDDHRHDALYLELDEGVEQFARVIGDLIPAGAAVAVDEITGAMRRAADRVFPGGPPSDASVVVGAANLVKTPDQIACLRMAIRITEQAMVDVQQQLAPGVRQTDLSARLVRRVFELGATANMLEAIWQVMPPSRAEGVWTTHGDLALPLLTNERELARGDVLWTDISISYAGYCSDFGRTWIVGDTPSPRQQAQYQQWQHILDAVLKVTKAGATSGDLARAAIAANGGSKPWLPHFYLGHGIGTYPAEQPMIGTDLGSEYDDNFVFPVGMTLVLEPVVWEDGTGGYRSEEVVVITDDGYIRLTDYPYTPYGEQT; encoded by the coding sequence ATGACGGTCGCCACCAGCACGCCGAGTTTCGTCATCCCCGACGAGCCCGATCGGGCGCGCATGCACCGCGAGACCAACGCGCGACTGCGCGCGGCGATGGCCGATCACGGCGTCGACGCGCTGATCCTTCTGATGAACGACAACGTGGTGTACGCGACGGGCGCGAGTTGGCCGGTCCTGGATGCCGGGTTATCGCACGTCGAGCGACCGGTCGCCATCGTGCTGGCCGACGACGAACACCCGCACCTGTTCTACCCGTTCCGAGAAGGCGCAGCGTCCGAGTCGCAAGTACCCGACGATCACCGGCACGATGCGCTGTATCTCGAATTGGACGAGGGCGTTGAGCAATTCGCACGGGTGATCGGCGACCTGATACCGGCCGGTGCCGCTGTCGCGGTCGACGAGATCACCGGCGCCATGCGACGAGCCGCGGATCGTGTCTTCCCCGGCGGTCCACCGTCGGATGCCTCGGTCGTCGTCGGGGCGGCGAATCTGGTCAAGACACCCGACCAAATCGCTTGCCTGCGCATGGCCATTCGCATCACCGAACAGGCGATGGTCGATGTACAACAGCAGCTGGCACCCGGTGTGCGGCAGACCGATCTGTCGGCCAGACTGGTGCGCCGGGTCTTCGAACTGGGTGCGACGGCCAACATGTTGGAGGCGATCTGGCAGGTGATGCCGCCGTCACGCGCCGAGGGTGTGTGGACGACGCACGGCGACCTCGCGCTGCCATTGCTGACCAACGAACGCGAACTCGCCCGGGGTGACGTCCTGTGGACCGACATCAGCATCAGCTACGCCGGATACTGCTCGGATTTCGGTCGCACCTGGATCGTCGGGGACACGCCGTCGCCTCGTCAGCAGGCGCAGTACCAGCAGTGGCAGCACATCCTCGACGCAGTGCTGAAGGTGACGAAAGCCGGCGCGACATCTGGTGATCTCGCGCGCGCGGCGATCGCCGCGAACGGTGGCAGCAAGCCATGGCTGCCGCACTTCTACCTTGGCCACGGCATCGGCACCTACCCTGCCGAACAGCCGATGATCGGCACCGACCTGGGCTCGGAATACGACGACAACTTCGTCTTCCCGGTCGGCATGACGCTGGTGCTCGAGCCGGTGGTGTGGGAAGACGGCACCGGCGGTTACCGAAGTGAGGAGGTCGTGGTCATCACCGACGACGGCTATATCCGGCTCACCGACTACCCCTACACGCCCTATGGCGAGCAGACGTGA
- a CDS encoding enoyl-CoA hydratase/isomerase family protein, whose translation MVEFDYEKLKKEAEQYIRFEKDKKNRIAYITFDRPEAQNATSLGMRQNYADLIHKCNVDDDVKVVVIRGEGDDFGSGGDLPEQRPMLENPGLPLHHELAINDDDVKYPPGGSYRYLSTVTDFYAKARAGNRPLQELRKISIIEAKGYCYGWHFYQAGDADLVISSDDALFGHPAFRYVGWGPRLWWWAETMGLRKFSEMLFTGRPFTAKEMYECGFINSVVPRDKLEAETEKYALACSRSRPTDTVAVQKTFLELYKQHKGEYFGSLLTGMVEGMLPLIKNDAEEVDLTGGTFEKGLNNVVKDNDLNFPPEWRLSRSGRAKP comes from the coding sequence ATGGTTGAGTTCGACTACGAAAAGCTGAAGAAGGAAGCCGAGCAGTACATCAGGTTCGAGAAGGACAAGAAGAACCGGATCGCCTACATCACCTTCGACCGTCCCGAGGCCCAGAATGCCACCAGCCTGGGCATGCGGCAGAACTACGCCGACCTGATCCACAAGTGCAATGTCGACGACGACGTGAAGGTCGTCGTGATCCGTGGCGAGGGTGACGATTTCGGCAGCGGCGGCGATCTGCCCGAACAGCGTCCCATGCTCGAGAATCCCGGCCTGCCGCTGCATCACGAGCTGGCGATCAACGACGACGACGTCAAATACCCGCCCGGCGGCTCCTACCGCTACCTGTCGACCGTCACCGACTTCTACGCCAAGGCCCGCGCCGGAAACCGCCCGCTGCAGGAGCTTAGGAAGATCAGCATCATCGAGGCCAAGGGGTACTGCTACGGCTGGCACTTCTACCAGGCCGGTGACGCCGACCTGGTGATCTCCTCCGACGACGCGTTGTTCGGCCATCCGGCATTCCGCTACGTTGGGTGGGGCCCGCGGCTGTGGTGGTGGGCCGAGACGATGGGCCTGCGTAAGTTCTCCGAAATGCTGTTCACCGGGCGGCCTTTCACCGCCAAGGAAATGTACGAGTGCGGCTTCATCAACAGCGTGGTGCCCCGCGACAAGCTGGAGGCCGAGACCGAGAAGTACGCGCTGGCGTGCTCGCGGTCCCGCCCGACCGACACCGTCGCGGTGCAGAAGACGTTCCTCGAGTTGTACAAGCAGCACAAGGGTGAGTACTTCGGCAGCCTGCTGACCGGCATGGTCGAAGGCATGCTGCCGTTGATCAAGAACGACGCGGAAGAAGTCGACCTCACCGGCGGCACTTTCGAGAAGGGTCTCAACAACGTCGTGAAGGACAACGACTTGAACTTCCCGCCCGAGTGGCGGCTGAGCCGCTCGGGGCGTGCCAAGCCCTGA
- a CDS encoding M24 family metallopeptidase, whose translation MSTEVLPDARDLRIGRRERALAQMEAHDIDILVLGRQANVRYVTGAPQLWIGGTRPFGPVCVVARASGEIHLMSTDDEGVPEEIGRDRLYGLAWNPMTFIDVLKNIDSASTARRVGTDAISPTFGTLLPMAFPNAEFVDGEQAMLAARRVKTSDEIAAMSAALRVAEMGIAAAVAELRPGLSEQTLAGAVLEAMAAGGVSTPATQDAAWVTSKEHPWRRAHGDGQLRAGDLIAFSAGALADGYVAEVARTWPVGDANGSTTRLYERSNRLWDKLIAACRPGDKASGLLAAYDDAGEPLPPMAVAHGLGLGFDPPVVSRQLPATAAAEHLDPGIVLALTGYVWQEGVGGVLRRDAVLITDDGPEVLTASPSWH comes from the coding sequence GTGAGCACTGAGGTTTTGCCCGACGCAAGGGATTTGCGGATCGGGCGGCGGGAACGCGCGCTGGCGCAGATGGAAGCCCACGACATCGACATCCTGGTGCTGGGTCGCCAGGCCAACGTCCGCTATGTGACCGGTGCACCGCAGCTGTGGATCGGCGGAACGCGGCCGTTCGGTCCGGTCTGCGTGGTGGCGCGCGCCAGCGGCGAAATCCATCTGATGAGCACCGACGACGAGGGCGTACCCGAGGAGATCGGCCGCGATAGGCTCTACGGCCTGGCCTGGAATCCGATGACGTTCATCGACGTGCTGAAGAACATCGACAGCGCGTCGACGGCGCGTCGGGTCGGAACCGACGCGATATCACCGACTTTCGGCACGCTGCTGCCGATGGCCTTCCCGAACGCCGAATTCGTCGACGGGGAGCAGGCGATGCTGGCGGCGCGGCGGGTCAAGACGTCCGACGAGATCGCGGCGATGTCCGCCGCGCTGCGAGTGGCCGAGATGGGAATCGCCGCAGCCGTCGCCGAATTGCGGCCCGGGCTATCCGAGCAGACATTGGCCGGTGCGGTGCTCGAAGCGATGGCCGCCGGCGGAGTCAGCACGCCGGCCACCCAGGACGCCGCATGGGTGACCTCGAAAGAACACCCCTGGCGACGCGCACATGGCGACGGGCAGCTGCGTGCGGGCGACCTGATCGCGTTTTCCGCCGGCGCCCTGGCCGACGGCTATGTCGCCGAGGTGGCCCGGACCTGGCCGGTGGGCGACGCCAACGGCTCGACGACCCGGCTGTATGAACGCTCGAACCGGCTGTGGGACAAGCTTATTGCGGCCTGCCGGCCCGGAGACAAAGCCAGCGGTCTGCTCGCCGCTTACGACGACGCCGGTGAGCCGCTGCCGCCGATGGCGGTCGCGCACGGGCTGGGGCTCGGTTTCGACCCACCGGTGGTGTCCCGACAGCTTCCAGCCACGGCCGCTGCCGAACACCTGGATCCGGGTATCGTGCTGGCGCTCACCGGCTACGTGTGGCAGGAGGGCGTCGGCGGAGTGCTTCGCCGCGACGCCGTCCTCATCACCGACGACGGGCCGGAGGTACTGACCGCCAGCCCGTCATGGCATTGA
- a CDS encoding CaiB/BaiF CoA transferase family protein produces the protein MSALTGFRIVELAESVAGEYCGKLLADFGAEVIKVERPGRGSPTRAMAPIVGAGGGPERSALFAYLNTNKRSVELDVDETELLHQIIATADAVVGELPVRQLATRHPGVVFCSVTPFGAQAPPELHNAKSLNVFHSSGWGYHTPSHADAAKPPLKGPGRFLADYEAGLDAALCVASSLFWHLHTGGGQSIDVSAHAVLASRADCVLGRFITGEVSPENTRDDYDQQGPASFFACADGFVYLYMTSGNHWSALKRLMGQPDWLDAFDDDWLEFSVTPEKVATFRNGFAEWVRGLTKDSASEEAQRLGVPLVPVRSAADLKNSTQYRHRGFFHEVTHPVLGHASYPGVPYLLTASPARISSPAPGLGQHTAEILGGLDAPRPVAKLSVGQLKLPKFSRGGPLEGVRVVELTKVWAGPYAGKLLAFLGAEVIKVESSTHPDEMRAYGGTDINHAPYFLSINPEVLSVELDLKSTVDLDRLTELIAQSDIVINNLRPGAMERMGLGYDQLKTAKQDIISVSIKMWGNDGPLGYQTGYAPCFAALAGMASLVGYPGGPPLGTSMRYGDSTVGAAAAFAAIVALLHRDLTGEGQFVDVSAVETLSTMIGDCLLEQELTGTQLLPDGNRHADMAPHGCYSCSGGDWISIAVADDMQWRSLCDVLGAAALLDDERYQRMPDRLQHTDALDHDIANFIRHRDASQLAQQLRAAGVPAGKSATATDIISDPLLWDRELFRFVSDHREGQRPVLAAPWRMSAVEAEIARGAPDLGEHDDYVRDEILGSHAMEGT, from the coding sequence ATGTCGGCGTTGACGGGTTTCAGGATCGTCGAGCTTGCCGAATCGGTTGCCGGAGAATACTGCGGCAAGCTTCTCGCGGACTTCGGCGCCGAGGTGATCAAGGTCGAACGTCCGGGTCGAGGTAGCCCGACCCGGGCGATGGCCCCGATCGTCGGTGCCGGCGGCGGCCCGGAGCGAAGTGCGCTGTTCGCCTACCTGAACACCAACAAGCGTTCGGTCGAACTCGACGTCGACGAGACTGAGCTCTTGCATCAGATCATCGCGACCGCCGACGCCGTCGTCGGCGAGCTACCGGTGCGCCAACTCGCTACTCGTCACCCGGGTGTGGTGTTCTGCTCGGTCACGCCCTTCGGCGCACAGGCACCACCGGAACTGCACAACGCGAAGAGCCTCAATGTCTTTCACAGCAGCGGGTGGGGATACCACACACCCAGCCACGCCGATGCGGCCAAGCCGCCGCTGAAGGGACCGGGTCGTTTCCTCGCCGACTACGAGGCCGGGCTCGACGCGGCACTCTGTGTCGCGTCGTCGCTGTTCTGGCATCTGCACACCGGCGGCGGCCAGTCCATCGACGTGTCGGCACACGCGGTGCTGGCGTCGCGTGCCGACTGCGTGCTGGGCAGGTTCATCACCGGTGAGGTCTCCCCGGAGAACACCCGCGACGACTACGACCAGCAGGGCCCGGCCTCCTTCTTCGCCTGCGCCGACGGGTTCGTCTACCTGTACATGACCAGCGGTAACCACTGGTCGGCCCTGAAACGGCTGATGGGCCAACCAGACTGGCTCGACGCATTCGACGATGATTGGCTGGAGTTCTCGGTCACCCCGGAGAAGGTTGCGACATTCCGGAACGGCTTCGCCGAGTGGGTCCGCGGCCTGACCAAAGATTCCGCATCCGAGGAGGCCCAGCGACTGGGTGTCCCCTTGGTTCCGGTGAGAAGTGCCGCCGATCTGAAGAATTCGACGCAGTACCGGCATCGCGGCTTCTTCCACGAGGTCACCCACCCGGTGCTGGGGCACGCGTCCTACCCCGGCGTGCCGTATCTGCTCACCGCATCGCCGGCGCGCATCAGCAGCCCCGCGCCCGGATTGGGGCAACACACCGCTGAGATCCTGGGCGGCCTCGACGCACCGCGTCCGGTAGCGAAACTGTCAGTGGGACAACTCAAATTGCCCAAGTTTTCACGCGGCGGTCCGCTGGAAGGCGTTCGCGTCGTGGAGCTCACCAAAGTGTGGGCCGGCCCCTACGCCGGTAAATTACTGGCGTTTCTCGGTGCCGAGGTGATCAAAGTGGAAAGCTCGACCCACCCCGACGAGATGCGCGCCTACGGCGGCACCGATATCAACCACGCCCCGTACTTCCTATCCATCAATCCCGAAGTGCTCAGCGTCGAACTCGACCTCAAGTCGACGGTGGATCTGGACCGGCTCACCGAGCTGATCGCGCAGAGCGACATTGTCATCAACAACCTGCGACCCGGCGCGATGGAGCGGATGGGGCTCGGCTACGACCAGCTGAAAACCGCTAAGCAGGACATCATCTCGGTGTCGATCAAGATGTGGGGTAACGACGGGCCGCTCGGTTACCAGACCGGCTACGCGCCGTGCTTCGCCGCTCTGGCCGGCATGGCGTCGCTGGTGGGCTATCCGGGTGGGCCCCCGCTGGGCACCAGCATGCGCTACGGCGACTCGACCGTCGGCGCCGCCGCCGCGTTCGCGGCCATCGTGGCGCTGCTGCACCGCGACCTGACCGGCGAGGGCCAATTCGTCGACGTGTCAGCGGTCGAGACGCTGTCGACGATGATCGGCGACTGCCTGCTCGAACAAGAATTGACCGGCACGCAGCTGCTGCCGGATGGCAACCGGCATGCCGACATGGCGCCGCACGGCTGCTATTCGTGCTCCGGCGGGGACTGGATCAGCATTGCGGTCGCCGACGACATGCAGTGGCGCTCGCTGTGTGACGTGCTTGGCGCCGCCGCGCTGCTCGATGACGAGCGATACCAGAGGATGCCGGATCGGCTCCAGCACACTGATGCGCTCGACCACGACATCGCCAACTTCATCCGGCACCGCGATGCGAGTCAACTGGCGCAACAACTTCGGGCCGCAGGTGTGCCGGCGGGCAAGAGTGCGACGGCCACCGACATCATCAGCGATCCGCTGCTGTGGGATCGCGAGCTCTTCCGCTTCGTCAGCGATCACCGCGAGGGCCAACGCCCGGTGCTCGCCGCGCCGTGGCGGATGTCGGCCGTCGAGGCCGAAATCGCCCGCGGTGCGCCCGACCTCGGTGAGCACGACGACTATGTTCGTGACGAGATCCTCGGTTCGCACGCGATGGAGGGGACATGA
- a CDS encoding cytochrome P450 gives MSTDTEAHDVEDVYYDPYDVVLNANPYPMFGRLREEAPLYYNAQHDFYALSRFDDVDKGLVDHATFSSARGIILELIKANLDIPPGLLIMEDPPIHDIHRKLLARMFTPRKIAALETQIRDFCAESLDPLIGTGHIDFVADLGAQMPMKVISMLLGIPEDDQEFIRDHTNRQMRTEAGKPMDHEHGLATGEIFAAYIDWRAEHPSDDIMTELLNVEFVDETGATRRLTRDELLIYLNVVAGAGNETTTRLIGWAGKVLAEHPDQRRELVDDPALIPQAIEELLRFEPPAPHAARYVARDVSFHGQTVPEGSVMMMLIGAACHDPRQFGSDSEEFNIHRPLRQHLAFSVGTHFCLGSALARLEGRVALEELLKRFPEWDVDLANARLSPTSTVRGWESMPASTP, from the coding sequence ATGAGCACCGACACAGAGGCTCACGACGTCGAGGATGTCTACTACGACCCCTATGACGTCGTCCTCAACGCCAACCCCTATCCGATGTTCGGCCGCCTGCGCGAAGAGGCGCCGCTGTACTACAACGCCCAGCACGACTTCTATGCGCTGAGCCGATTCGACGACGTCGACAAGGGTCTGGTCGATCACGCGACATTCAGTTCAGCGCGCGGCATCATTCTGGAGTTGATCAAGGCCAACCTTGACATTCCCCCGGGCCTGCTGATCATGGAAGATCCGCCGATCCACGACATCCACCGAAAATTGCTGGCGCGCATGTTCACCCCGCGCAAGATCGCTGCGCTGGAGACGCAGATCCGCGACTTCTGCGCGGAGTCGCTGGATCCGCTGATCGGCACCGGGCACATCGACTTCGTCGCCGACCTCGGCGCCCAGATGCCGATGAAAGTCATCAGCATGCTGCTCGGCATCCCGGAGGACGACCAGGAATTCATCCGCGACCACACCAACCGGCAGATGCGCACCGAAGCCGGCAAACCCATGGACCATGAACATGGCCTGGCCACCGGTGAGATCTTCGCCGCCTACATCGATTGGCGCGCCGAGCACCCATCCGACGACATCATGACCGAACTGCTCAATGTCGAGTTCGTCGACGAGACCGGTGCCACCCGCCGCCTGACCCGCGACGAACTGCTGATCTACCTCAACGTCGTCGCGGGCGCGGGCAACGAGACCACGACCCGCCTGATCGGTTGGGCCGGAAAGGTTCTCGCCGAACACCCAGACCAGCGCCGCGAACTGGTCGATGACCCGGCGCTGATACCGCAAGCCATCGAGGAACTGCTGCGGTTCGAACCGCCCGCTCCGCACGCAGCACGGTACGTCGCGCGCGACGTCAGTTTCCACGGCCAGACGGTGCCCGAAGGCAGCGTGATGATGATGCTGATCGGCGCCGCCTGCCACGACCCACGCCAATTCGGCTCGGACAGTGAAGAGTTCAACATCCACCGTCCACTCCGTCAGCACCTCGCGTTCAGCGTCGGCACGCACTTCTGCCTCGGGTCGGCGCTGGCCCGACTGGAAGGGCGCGTCGCCCTCGAGGAGCTGCTCAAGCGCTTCCCTGAGTGGGACGTCGACTTGGCGAACGCCCGGCTCAGCCCGACGTCGACGGTGCGGGGGTGGGAGTCGATGCCGGCTTCCACGCCATGA